One genomic window of Solanum stenotomum isolate F172 chromosome 9, ASM1918654v1, whole genome shotgun sequence includes the following:
- the LOC125876260 gene encoding UDP-glycosyltransferase 71E1-like, whose product MSEIKNVELVIIPSPGLGHLVPAVEMAKLLIAREKHLSITVLVMNMNLDSNLKPYLRSLSSNANCSSSRLKFINLPRDESALLLLNNNTFFSGFIESHKPQVRHVVAQILQSKTATLSGFVVDMMCTTMIDVANEFGVPTYVFYTTSAAILGLHFHMQSLRDDFNTDVTDYNDDPESELHVPSYLNSFPAKCLPLIFLDKEGGSTMFLDISKRYRETRGILVNTFQELEAHAMISLSLDEKIPTVYPIGPLLYLNSGISDKEESSHDEIIKWLDRQNSSSVVFLCFGSSGSFNKDQVKEIAQALKDSEFLFLWSIRKPPPKDSWYPSEYENLEDVLPEGFLQKTKGIGINPPLIGMVIGWAPQAEILSHHAVGGFVSHCGWNSILESIWFGVPMATWPMYSEQQANAFQLVKDLCMAADIKMDYKIKGSNTDVIKAEEIEKAIRHLMDPENGIRLKVKDMKEKSILALKEGGSSYNSVGHFIEQVTGNN is encoded by the exons ATGAGTGAAATCAAGAACGTAGAGTTGGTCATCATACCATCTCCTGGATTGGGTCATCTGGTACCCGCAGTGGAGATGGCAAAACTCCTTATAGCTAGAGAGAAACACCTCTCCATCACTGTCCTGGTCATGAACATGAACCTCGACTCGAACCTCAAACCTTACCTCCGATCACTTTCCTCAAATGCTAATTGCAGCTCATCAAGATTGAAATTCATAAACCTCCCTCGTGACGAATCCGCTTTGCTACTCCTCAACAACAATACCTTCTTTTCTGGGTTCATTGAAAGCCATAAACCTCAGGTCAGACATGTTGTAGCTCAAATTCTGCAATCAAAAACAGCCACACTATCCGGTTTTGTGGTAGACATGATGTGTACCACAATGATAGATGTGGCCAATGAATTTGGTGTTCCAACTTATGTTTTCTACACGACTAGTGCAGCCATACTTGGCCTTCACTTTCATATGCAGAGCCTAAGAGATGATTTTAACACGGATGTTACCGATTATAACGATGACCCTGAATCAGAACTCCATGTACCTTCGTATTTAAATTCATTTCCGGCAAAATGTTTGCCGTTGATATTCTTGGACAAGGAAGGTGGTTCCACTATGTTCCTTGATATTTCCAAAAGGTATCGAGAAACCAGAGGAATCTTGGTGAACACATTTCAGGAGCTGGAAGCTCATGCTATGATATCTCTCTCTCTGGATGAGAAAATCCCAACCGTTTATCCAATAGGACCATTGCTGTACCTCAACAGTGGCATTAGTGATAAGGAAGAATCGTCTCACGACGAAATTATCAAATGGTTAGATAGGCAAAATTCATCCTCTGTAGTGTTCCTCTGCTTTGGAAGCTCGGGAAGTTTCAACAAGGATCAAGTGAAGGAAATTGCGCAGGCTCTAAAGGACAGCGAGTTCCTGTTCTTGTGGTCTATAAGGAAGCCGCCACCAAAAGACTCATGGTATCCAAGCGAGTACGAGAACCTGGAAGATGTATTGCCGGAGGGGTTCTTGCAAAAAACAAAAGGGATTGGaatca ATCCGCCACTGATTGGAATGGTGATAGGATGGGCACCCCAAGCAGAAATTTTGTCTCATCATGCCGTGGGTGGATTTGTGTCGCACTGTGGTTGGAATTCAATTTTGGAGAGTATTTGGTTCGGTGTGCCAATGGCAACATGGCCAATGTATTCAGAGCAGCAAGCAAATGCATTTCAATTGGTAAAGGATTTGTGTATGGCAGCGGATATTAAGATGGATTATAAGATAAAGGGGAGCAACACAGATGTTATAAAAGCGGAGGAGATAGAGAAAGCAATAAGGCATTTGATGGATCCTGAAAATGGAATAAGGTTGAAAGTGAAAGACATGAAGGAGAAGAGCATATTGGCGCTAAAGGAAGGTGGTTCTTCCTACAACTCTGTTGGGCATTTTATCGAGCAGGTTACGGGCAATAACTGA